One Chordicoccus furentiruminis DNA window includes the following coding sequences:
- the lon gene encoding endopeptidase La, whose translation MSTSSMILAFYNTVLLPDVEYRLSLEEISEAEKSRVKIDDGHVVLMPLKEAKKREELTADDFYALGVEAEVLDISEGPMGTFLHARTRGKVRSLSVETGADVLEGTFEPVEEVMDVTYVGEKTLLDTLKKTTTEVASKIKGGDYAIEYLKNLKSVNEYAAVFCQFFDMTAEEKYELLETGSFRERGKLILEAVKRFKGAIDLQVDLQSADDPEGIAYKKAAIKKQMNLLEKELKEMEPEREEDEDSFEKRIEASGMPDNVRKEVERVLRRFEQEPTNGAEYNSLYNYLDFVTTLKWKVEKQDPIDLKKARKIMDRDHYGLDKVKERILQHLAVMSLNENADAPDQKGSILLLVGAPGTGKTSMGRSVAEALGRKYVRISLGGIRDEAEIRGHRRTYIGAMPGRIMEGIKRSGSMNPVVVLDEVDKIKSSFDGDPSAALLEALDPEQNATFEDHYVDLPYDLSHVFFICTANTWDTIPQPLLDRMEVIELAGYTPAEHFHIAKEHLVPQALHETGLSKKDIRFTDGALRKIISDYTMEAGVRGLKKQLLAVCRKAAVRIVEGRIGDGSGKEEAPEAGPVIVREKNLEEFLGRKKVSHDRVMKANPAGVVTGLAWTQAGGEILFIESVAMNGTGQIHLTGQIGDVMKESAETAVSLVRSMFMDSGLDFAKRDIHIHIPEGAVPKDGPSAGITMFTAVTSLVTGIPVDPRLAMTGEISLRGQVLPIGGLPEKLMAANRAGIRKVLIPKENARDLEDVPEEVRRELEIISVSTVRDVIREALHVRLPEPDQHPFGMVELQKVSVPRLAQAAEEAAKPASGSV comes from the coding sequence ATGAGTACAAGCAGTATGATCCTTGCATTTTACAATACGGTTCTTCTGCCGGATGTGGAGTATCGCCTGAGCCTTGAGGAAATTTCCGAGGCGGAAAAAAGCCGGGTCAAGATAGATGACGGACATGTGGTGCTGATGCCGCTGAAGGAAGCGAAGAAGCGCGAAGAGCTGACAGCGGATGACTTCTACGCGCTGGGTGTCGAGGCGGAGGTTCTGGATATCAGTGAAGGACCGATGGGGACGTTTCTCCACGCCCGGACACGCGGCAAGGTGAGGTCGCTGTCTGTCGAAACCGGAGCGGATGTGCTGGAGGGCACGTTTGAACCGGTTGAGGAAGTGATGGATGTCACCTACGTCGGAGAGAAAACGCTGCTCGATACACTGAAGAAGACGACCACGGAGGTGGCGTCGAAGATCAAGGGCGGAGACTATGCGATCGAATACCTGAAGAACCTCAAGTCGGTGAACGAATACGCGGCGGTCTTCTGCCAGTTCTTCGACATGACGGCGGAGGAGAAGTATGAGCTGCTGGAGACAGGATCCTTCCGGGAACGCGGGAAGCTGATTCTCGAGGCGGTCAAGCGGTTCAAGGGTGCCATTGACCTTCAGGTCGATCTTCAGAGCGCGGATGATCCGGAGGGGATCGCCTACAAGAAGGCGGCCATCAAAAAGCAGATGAACCTGCTCGAGAAAGAGCTGAAGGAAATGGAGCCGGAACGGGAGGAGGATGAGGACTCCTTCGAGAAGAGGATCGAGGCTTCCGGCATGCCGGATAACGTCCGGAAGGAGGTGGAGCGCGTGCTCCGCCGCTTCGAACAGGAGCCGACGAACGGAGCGGAGTACAATTCGCTGTATAATTATCTCGATTTCGTCACGACGCTGAAGTGGAAGGTGGAGAAGCAGGATCCAATCGATCTGAAAAAGGCGCGCAAGATCATGGACCGGGACCATTACGGCCTCGATAAGGTAAAGGAGAGAATTCTGCAGCATCTGGCTGTGATGTCGCTCAATGAGAATGCGGACGCGCCGGACCAGAAGGGATCGATCCTGCTGCTGGTCGGAGCTCCCGGCACAGGCAAGACGAGTATGGGACGGTCTGTCGCGGAGGCACTCGGCCGGAAGTATGTCCGGATTTCCCTCGGTGGAATCCGTGACGAGGCGGAGATCCGCGGACACCGCAGAACCTACATCGGCGCGATGCCCGGACGGATTATGGAAGGCATCAAGCGCTCCGGGTCGATGAACCCGGTGGTCGTGCTGGACGAAGTGGACAAGATCAAGTCAAGCTTCGACGGCGATCCCTCCGCAGCACTGCTGGAGGCGCTGGATCCGGAGCAGAACGCGACCTTCGAAGACCACTATGTGGACCTGCCGTACGATCTCTCCCATGTCTTTTTCATCTGTACCGCCAACACATGGGATACGATTCCCCAGCCGCTGTTGGACCGGATGGAGGTAATCGAGCTCGCCGGATACACGCCGGCCGAGCATTTCCATATAGCAAAGGAGCATCTTGTCCCCCAGGCGCTGCATGAGACCGGTCTTTCAAAGAAGGATATCCGCTTCACGGACGGCGCGCTGAGAAAGATCATTTCCGATTATACGATGGAAGCCGGCGTCCGGGGACTGAAGAAGCAGCTTCTGGCCGTCTGCCGGAAAGCAGCCGTCCGGATCGTGGAGGGAAGGATCGGCGACGGCAGCGGGAAGGAGGAGGCGCCGGAAGCAGGTCCGGTGATCGTCCGGGAGAAGAACCTCGAGGAATTTCTGGGGCGGAAGAAGGTCAGCCACGACCGGGTGATGAAAGCCAATCCGGCTGGCGTCGTCACCGGACTTGCCTGGACGCAGGCTGGCGGTGAGATTCTCTTCATCGAGTCGGTGGCAATGAACGGAACCGGTCAGATTCATCTCACCGGTCAGATCGGCGACGTGATGAAGGAGTCGGCGGAGACGGCCGTCTCTCTGGTCCGCAGCATGTTTATGGACAGCGGCCTCGATTTCGCCAAGCGGGATATCCATATTCACATCCCGGAAGGAGCGGTGCCGAAGGACGGACCCAGCGCCGGCATCACGATGTTCACCGCGGTGACCTCGCTTGTCACAGGCATTCCGGTTGATCCGCGGCTCGCGATGACGGGCGAGATCTCGCTGCGCGGCCAGGTGCTGCCGATCGGCGGGCTTCCGGAGAAGCTGATGGCCGCCAACCGGGCCGGCATCCGCAAGGTCCTGATTCCGAAGGAGAATGCACGCGACCTCGAAGACGTGCCGGAGGAAGTACGCAGGGAGCTGGAGATTATTTCGGTGTCCACGGTACGGGACGTGATCCGCGAAGCGCTGCACGTCCGGCTGCCCGAACCGGATCAGCATCCTTTCGGGATGGTGGAGCTTCAGAAAGTGTCGGTGCCCCGCCTTGCGCAGGCAGCGGAGGAGGCGGCAAAGCCGGCTTCGGGAAGTGTTTGA
- a CDS encoding nitroreductase family protein translates to MNLYEAIFLRQSVRQFSMTPVPPEVLSRIGTFYEQTAPLFPGIHTEIGITENTEGRHLLTGFFGIQAPYYLTFYSEIRDRAEMNAGYICEQLSLYMMTLGLGSCFIGNAVLRGAPQEREGKHLVIVMAFGLPKGPLLRRAGEAKRLPTRELCVFKDQPTHWMTQVIEAARLAPSWQNSQPWRFVVVGSRIHIFSKKDAMDRPKKWMEFSFGVMFSHIAVASEELWLEVDLIRLENVSQKNFRNNQYVLSAIVESHMLGEDSAFPSGSGT, encoded by the coding sequence ATGAATTTATACGAAGCGATCTTTTTACGACAGTCGGTCAGACAGTTCTCCATGACACCCGTGCCGCCCGAGGTGCTTTCCCGGATCGGTACATTCTATGAGCAGACAGCACCGCTTTTCCCGGGGATCCATACGGAAATCGGCATCACGGAGAATACGGAAGGCAGACACCTTCTGACGGGGTTCTTTGGCATTCAGGCTCCATATTACCTGACATTTTATTCGGAAATACGTGACCGCGCTGAGATGAACGCGGGCTATATCTGCGAGCAGCTGAGCCTCTATATGATGACACTGGGACTCGGAAGCTGCTTTATTGGAAATGCAGTCCTCAGAGGCGCGCCGCAGGAGAGAGAGGGGAAGCATCTGGTCATCGTGATGGCCTTCGGTCTCCCGAAGGGGCCGCTATTAAGGCGGGCCGGCGAGGCGAAACGTCTGCCGACCAGGGAGCTCTGTGTATTCAAGGATCAGCCCACGCACTGGATGACGCAGGTCATCGAGGCGGCACGGCTGGCCCCGTCCTGGCAGAACAGCCAGCCATGGCGGTTCGTGGTGGTGGGAAGCCGGATTCACATTTTTTCGAAGAAGGACGCGATGGACCGGCCGAAGAAATGGATGGAGTTCAGCTTCGGCGTGATGTTCTCGCATATCGCGGTGGCATCGGAGGAGCTCTGGCTGGAAGTGGATCTGATCCGGCTGGAGAATGTCAGCCAGAAAAATTTTCGAAACAATCAGTATGTGCTGAGCGCGATTGTCGAATCCCATATGCTGGGGGAGGATTCCGCCTTCCCGTCCGGATCCGGCACCTGA
- a CDS encoding branched-chain amino acid aminotransferase → MEKQHIEWDKLGFGYLETSASYVSNYKNGAWDEGGLTSDHTVTISECAAVLQYSQSVFEGLKAYTTEDGRTVCFRPDLNAQRMVDSAKRLEMPPFPEDRFVEAVREVVKANESWVPPYGSGATLYIRPYMFGSNAVIGVKPADEYQFRILTTPVGPYFKGGAKPIQLKVPDFDRAAPHGTGHIKAGLNYAMSLHPIVIAHREGFADNLYPDSATRTNVEETGGANIIFIKGNKFITVKSDSILPSITRRSLEYVAEHYLGMEVEERVVPFTELPEFEEAGLCGTAAVISPVGRIVDHGKVINFPSGMEKMGPKIQKLYDTLTGIQMGRIEAPEGWIFEI, encoded by the coding sequence ATGGAGAAGCAGCATATCGAATGGGACAAGCTCGGTTTCGGCTATCTCGAAACGTCCGCGAGCTACGTCTCGAACTATAAGAACGGCGCATGGGATGAGGGCGGCCTTACATCAGACCACACCGTCACGATTTCCGAGTGCGCCGCTGTGCTTCAATACTCTCAGTCCGTATTCGAGGGACTGAAAGCCTATACGACGGAGGACGGCCGTACGGTCTGCTTCCGCCCGGACCTGAACGCGCAGCGTATGGTCGATTCCGCGAAACGGCTGGAAATGCCGCCGTTCCCGGAGGATCGCTTTGTCGAGGCCGTCAGAGAGGTCGTAAAAGCCAATGAGAGCTGGGTTCCGCCCTACGGTTCCGGCGCGACGCTGTACATCCGTCCGTATATGTTCGGCTCCAACGCCGTCATCGGCGTGAAACCGGCTGACGAATATCAGTTCCGTATTCTGACCACACCGGTAGGTCCGTATTTCAAGGGCGGCGCCAAACCGATTCAGCTGAAAGTTCCGGACTTCGACCGCGCGGCACCTCACGGAACGGGTCACATCAAGGCCGGGCTCAACTACGCGATGAGCCTGCACCCGATCGTCATCGCGCACAGAGAGGGCTTCGCGGACAATCTGTATCCGGATTCCGCCACCCGCACCAACGTGGAGGAAACCGGAGGCGCGAACATCATCTTCATCAAGGGGAACAAATTCATCACGGTCAAATCGGATTCCATCCTCCCGTCCATCACGAGACGTTCCCTTGAATATGTCGCGGAGCATTATCTCGGCATGGAGGTCGAGGAGCGGGTGGTCCCGTTCACGGAGCTGCCGGAATTCGAGGAAGCCGGCCTCTGCGGCACGGCGGCCGTCATCTCGCCGGTGGGCCGGATTGTCGATCACGGCAAGGTGATCAACTTCCCCAGCGGCATGGAAAAGATGGGTCCGAAGATTCAGAAGCTCTACGACACGCTGACCGGCATCCAGATGGGCCGCATCGAAGCGCCGGAAGGCTGGATTTTCGAGATCTGA
- a CDS encoding class II fructose-bisphosphate aldolase, with translation MLANLKEVLVPAEAGHYCVGHFDVLTLEMARAVIAAAEEADAPVILGIEESQLSICPLDEFAAFVLPMARKAAVPVAVHFDHGQTFARCIEALKLGFTSVNFDCSRDVLEVNAAKVSEMVRTAHAFGAAVEAELGHTPEAEELRSGAAELTDPAQAADYVKETGIDALAIAVGTAHGQYLETPKLDYNRIRAIAEAAKVPLVLHGGSGLSDTAIREAIASGISKIDIFTDINLACCQGAIQAYNDGIHTISEMIPYEEHAVRVVAAEKIRLFGNRT, from the coding sequence ATGCTGGCGAACTTGAAGGAGGTTCTGGTTCCTGCGGAAGCGGGACATTACTGTGTCGGTCATTTTGACGTTCTGACACTGGAGATGGCGCGCGCTGTGATCGCAGCCGCGGAGGAGGCGGACGCGCCGGTGATTCTCGGAATCGAGGAGAGCCAGCTGTCAATCTGTCCGCTGGACGAATTTGCCGCTTTTGTGCTTCCGATGGCGAGGAAGGCTGCGGTGCCTGTCGCGGTGCATTTTGATCACGGGCAGACCTTTGCCCGCTGTATTGAAGCGCTTAAGCTGGGATTCACGTCGGTGAATTTTGACTGTTCAAGGGATGTGCTGGAGGTCAATGCGGCGAAGGTCTCGGAGATGGTCCGTACGGCCCATGCATTCGGAGCGGCCGTAGAGGCGGAACTGGGCCATACGCCGGAAGCGGAGGAGCTGCGTTCCGGCGCCGCGGAACTTACGGATCCCGCACAGGCGGCGGATTATGTGAAGGAAACGGGGATCGATGCGCTTGCGATCGCCGTCGGCACGGCCCACGGCCAGTATCTGGAAACGCCGAAGCTGGATTACAATCGAATCCGGGCGATCGCGGAAGCCGCGAAGGTTCCCCTTGTTCTGCACGGAGGTTCCGGTCTTTCGGATACGGCGATCCGGGAGGCTATCGCAAGCGGGATCTCGAAGATCGACATTTTTACCGATATCAATCTTGCCTGCTGTCAGGGGGCGATTCAGGCATACAATGACGGAATCCACACGATCAGCGAGATGATTCCGTATGAGGAGCATGCGGTGCGGGTTGTAGCGGCGGAAAAAATCCGCCTGTTCGGAAACCGGACCTGA
- a CDS encoding phosphoribosylaminoimidazolecarboxamide formyltransferase — protein MKDLALKYGCNPNQKPSRIFVNDGRDLPIRVLSGRPGYINFMDALNGWQLVSDLKRATGLPAAASFKHVSPAGAAVGLPLTDTLKKIYFVDDMGDLSPLACAYARARGADRMSSFGDFVSLSDICDRDTASVIRREVSDGVIAPGYTDEALAILKEKKNGNYTVIEINPDYQPAPLEHKDVFGITFEQGRNDLVIDEKMLENVVTKNRTIPEAAKRDLVVSLITLKYTQSNSVAYAKDGQAIGVGAGQQSRVHCVRLAGSKADNWMLRQSPKVLELPFVDGIRRADRDNAIDVYIGNEYEDVLRDGAWQRVFRVKPDVFTAEEKRAWLDQQTDVSLGSDAFFPFPDNIERARKSGVRYIAEPGGSVRDDAVIDCCDRYGIAMAFTGIRLFHH, from the coding sequence ATGAAAGATCTTGCTCTTAAATACGGCTGCAACCCGAACCAGAAGCCGTCCCGCATCTTCGTGAACGATGGACGCGATCTTCCGATCCGGGTGCTGTCGGGCCGTCCCGGTTACATCAATTTCATGGATGCGCTGAACGGGTGGCAGCTTGTTTCGGATTTGAAACGTGCGACCGGACTTCCCGCGGCGGCTTCCTTCAAGCATGTCTCGCCTGCCGGCGCCGCGGTGGGGCTCCCGCTGACCGATACGCTGAAGAAAATCTATTTTGTGGACGATATGGGCGATCTCTCCCCGCTGGCCTGCGCCTACGCGAGGGCGAGAGGGGCGGACAGGATGAGTTCCTTCGGTGATTTTGTCTCGCTGAGCGACATCTGCGACAGGGATACCGCTTCCGTCATCCGCCGGGAGGTATCTGACGGCGTGATCGCGCCGGGGTACACGGATGAGGCTCTGGCAATCCTGAAAGAGAAGAAGAACGGCAATTACACGGTGATCGAGATCAATCCGGACTATCAGCCGGCGCCCCTTGAGCATAAGGATGTATTCGGCATCACCTTCGAGCAGGGCCGGAATGATCTTGTGATCGATGAGAAAATGCTTGAGAATGTGGTGACAAAGAACCGGACGATTCCGGAGGCGGCGAAGCGGGATCTGGTGGTTTCCCTGATCACGCTGAAATACACCCAGTCCAACTCGGTCGCCTACGCGAAGGACGGCCAGGCGATCGGCGTCGGTGCCGGTCAGCAGTCCCGCGTGCACTGTGTCCGGCTGGCGGGGAGCAAGGCGGACAACTGGATGCTCCGTCAGAGCCCGAAGGTGCTGGAGCTGCCATTCGTGGACGGAATCCGGCGGGCGGACAGAGACAACGCCATCGATGTCTACATCGGCAATGAGTACGAAGATGTGCTCCGGGACGGCGCGTGGCAGAGAGTGTTCCGGGTAAAGCCCGATGTCTTTACCGCGGAAGAGAAGCGGGCATGGCTTGATCAGCAGACGGATGTTTCCCTCGGATCGGACGCCTTCTTCCCGTTCCCGGACAACATTGAACGCGCGAGAAAATCCGGCGTCCGTTATATCGCCGAGCCGGGCGGATCGGTCCGTGACGATGCTGTGATCGACTGCTGCGACCGCTACGGAATCGCGATGGCCTTTACCGGCATCCGCCTGTTCCATCACTGA
- a CDS encoding IMP cyclohydrolase, with amino-acid sequence MNEYPGRGLAIGLTPDGRKAVIVYFIMGRSENSRNRIFVEDGEGIRTQAFDESKMEDPSLIIYAPVRVLGSKTIVTNGDQTDTIFEGLDSQKTFEQSLRARRFEPDRPNYTPRISGVLHRLEDGSFNYAISILKSADGRPESDQRFTFSYAPALPGEGHFISTYMGNGNPLPSFEGEPVRIAVEDDLDGFTERIWNGLNPDNRVSLFTRFINLSDGTYESRIVNKNH; translated from the coding sequence ATGAATGAATACCCGGGCCGGGGACTCGCGATCGGGCTGACACCGGACGGACGGAAGGCGGTGATCGTCTATTTCATCATGGGACGGAGTGAGAACTCGAGGAACCGCATTTTCGTCGAGGACGGTGAGGGCATCCGTACGCAGGCCTTCGACGAGTCGAAGATGGAGGATCCGAGTCTGATCATCTATGCGCCGGTCCGCGTGCTGGGCAGCAAGACGATCGTCACGAACGGTGATCAGACGGATACGATCTTTGAAGGACTCGACAGCCAGAAGACCTTCGAGCAGTCGCTTCGCGCCCGCCGCTTCGAACCGGACAGGCCGAACTATACACCCCGGATCTCCGGTGTCCTGCACCGCCTTGAAGACGGCTCCTTCAACTACGCCATTTCGATTCTGAAGAGCGCCGACGGCCGGCCGGAGTCGGATCAGCGATTCACTTTCTCCTATGCGCCTGCGCTTCCGGGCGAGGGCCATTTCATCAGCACTTATATGGGAAACGGGAATCCTCTTCCGAGCTTTGAGGGCGAGCCGGTCCGGATCGCCGTGGAAGATGATCTTGACGGATTCACGGAACGGATCTGGAACGGGCTGAATCCGGATAACAGGGTTTCTCTGTTTACCCGCTTCATCAATCTTTCCGACGGCACGTATGAGAGCCGCATTGTGAATAAGAACCATTGA
- a CDS encoding helix-turn-helix transcriptional regulator has product MMPKISLKAARVNAEMTQDDVARVLHRTKQTIVNWENGMTDIRYTDLKALSDLYQMPIEYLRIPERRQARKGGRA; this is encoded by the coding sequence ATGATGCCAAAAATTTCACTGAAGGCCGCGCGCGTCAATGCCGAGATGACGCAGGACGATGTGGCTCGCGTCCTGCACAGAACGAAGCAGACGATCGTCAACTGGGAAAACGGAATGACGGATATCCGATACACGGATTTGAAGGCCCTTTCGGATCTGTACCAGATGCCGATCGAGTATCTCCGGATACCGGAACGCAGGCAGGCCAGAAAAGGAGGAAGAGCGTGA
- a CDS encoding helix-turn-helix domain-containing protein, producing MEMKERGRKEILAGNILDYLAVNHMTEKEAAEKAGIKVTTLNSWIRMVSYPREPHLKRLADMFGIPVEALTEDQSPAALRRRKYMTVGESLLLKQFREDELFREYVQLGLDASRNRRLLPYIKAIRDIRS from the coding sequence ATGGAAATGAAGGAACGCGGGAGGAAAGAAATCCTCGCCGGGAATATCCTTGACTATCTGGCGGTTAATCATATGACCGAAAAGGAAGCCGCTGAAAAAGCCGGGATCAAGGTCACAACACTCAATTCATGGATCCGGATGGTCAGTTATCCGCGGGAGCCTCATCTGAAGCGTCTGGCCGATATGTTCGGCATTCCCGTCGAGGCGCTGACCGAGGATCAGTCACCGGCCGCCCTGAGGCGCCGCAAATACATGACAGTCGGCGAATCGCTTCTGCTGAAGCAGTTCCGCGAGGACGAGCTTTTCCGTGAATATGTTCAGCTGGGTCTGGACGCTTCCAGAAACCGCCGTCTTCTTCCCTATATCAAAGCGATCCGCGACATCCGGTCATGA
- the guaB gene encoding IMP dehydrogenase yields the protein MATIVGDGITFDDVLLVPQYSECTPNMVDISTQLTNRIRLNIPMMSAGMDTVTEHRMAIAMSRQGGIGIIHKNMSIEAQAEEVDMVKRSENGVITDPFSLTPEHTLGDANALMAKYRISGVPITEGKKLVGIITNRDLKFEEDMTRPIRERMTSENLITAKEGVTLEEAKKILAAARKEKLPIIDEEGNLKGLITIKDIEKQIKYPLSAKDSQGRLLCGAAVGITKNVMDRVQALFNAHVDVIVVDSAHGHSKNIISTVREIKDAFPELQLIAGNVATEAGAAALFEAGCDAVKVGIGPGSICTTRIVAGIGVPQITAVMECAKAAEKYGRPIIADGGIQYSGDMTKALAAGANVCMMGSIFAGCDEAPGDFELFQGRKFKVYRGMGSIAAMEAGSRDRYFQTDAKKLVPEGVEGRVAYKGSVEDTVFQLVGGIRSGMGYCGAKDIPTLQKTAQFVKISAASLKESHPHDIHITKEAPNYSVDNN from the coding sequence ATGGCAACAATTGTAGGCGACGGCATTACGTTTGATGATGTTCTGCTTGTACCGCAGTACAGTGAGTGTACGCCGAATATGGTGGATATTTCGACGCAGCTCACCAATCGGATCCGGCTGAATATCCCGATGATGAGCGCCGGGATGGACACGGTGACCGAGCACCGGATGGCGATTGCCATGTCAAGACAGGGCGGTATCGGGATCATTCACAAGAACATGAGCATCGAGGCGCAGGCTGAGGAAGTGGATATGGTCAAGCGCTCCGAGAACGGCGTCATAACGGATCCGTTTTCCCTGACACCTGAGCATACGCTGGGGGATGCCAACGCGCTGATGGCCAAATACCGTATTTCCGGCGTACCGATTACGGAAGGGAAAAAGCTGGTCGGAATCATCACCAACCGGGACCTGAAATTCGAGGAGGATATGACCCGCCCGATCCGCGAGCGCATGACGTCGGAGAATCTGATCACGGCCAAGGAGGGCGTGACGCTGGAGGAGGCGAAGAAAATCCTCGCCGCCGCCCGGAAGGAGAAGCTTCCGATCATCGATGAGGAGGGAAATCTCAAGGGACTGATCACGATCAAGGATATCGAGAAGCAGATCAAGTATCCCCTGTCCGCAAAGGATTCACAGGGCCGCCTGCTCTGCGGAGCCGCCGTGGGCATCACGAAGAACGTCATGGATCGGGTCCAGGCTCTCTTTAATGCCCATGTGGATGTCATTGTGGTGGATTCGGCTCACGGACATTCGAAGAATATCATCAGCACAGTCAGAGAGATCAAGGATGCCTTCCCGGAACTTCAGCTGATTGCGGGCAATGTGGCGACGGAAGCCGGAGCGGCCGCGCTCTTCGAGGCCGGCTGCGACGCGGTGAAGGTCGGTATCGGCCCGGGCTCCATCTGCACCACGCGGATCGTCGCGGGCATCGGGGTGCCGCAGATCACCGCTGTGATGGAGTGCGCGAAGGCGGCTGAGAAGTACGGAAGGCCGATCATCGCCGACGGCGGAATCCAGTACTCCGGCGATATGACGAAGGCGCTGGCCGCGGGCGCGAACGTCTGTATGATGGGAAGCATTTTTGCCGGCTGCGACGAGGCGCCCGGAGATTTCGAATTGTTTCAGGGGAGAAAATTCAAGGTCTACCGCGGGATGGGGAGCATCGCCGCGATGGAAGCGGGCAGCCGCGACCGCTACTTCCAGACAGACGCCAAGAAGCTGGTTCCGGAAGGCGTGGAAGGCCGCGTGGCGTACAAGGGATCCGTTGAGGATACGGTATTCCAGCTGGTGGGCGGAATCCGCTCCGGCATGGGCTACTGCGGAGCAAAGGACATTCCGACGCTGCAGAAAACGGCGCAGTTCGTGAAAATATCCGCCGCTTCGCTCAAGGAGTCACATCCTCACGACATTCATATCACAAAGGAAGCTCCGAACTATTCGGTGGACAATAACTGA
- a CDS encoding DUF6106 family protein: MEDTFIELVLPKKPTPLETMRKPLLVLVTVLLAVAGFFIHPFFIIGLLVMIIVDSVVFPRFNVEYEYSYVNGELDIAAIYSKSSRKELAQIDLTDAECIAPLGSHELDAYGDTFKTVDYSVRQESVRPFVAVKGGETKQKILVQLNDPMLSDLRTRMPRKVHPES, encoded by the coding sequence ATGGAAGATACCTTTATTGAGCTCGTACTGCCGAAGAAACCGACTCCGCTGGAGACAATGCGAAAACCGCTGCTGGTTCTGGTGACGGTGCTGCTGGCTGTGGCGGGCTTTTTCATTCATCCTTTTTTTATCATCGGACTGCTCGTCATGATCATCGTGGATTCAGTCGTTTTCCCGCGTTTCAATGTCGAATACGAATACTCCTATGTGAACGGCGAACTGGACATTGCCGCGATCTATTCCAAATCCAGCCGTAAGGAGCTTGCCCAGATTGATCTGACGGATGCGGAGTGCATTGCGCCGCTCGGTTCTCACGAACTGGATGCCTACGGCGACACGTTCAAAACGGTTGATTATTCGGTTCGTCAGGAATCCGTAAGACCCTTCGTGGCAGTCAAAGGAGGAGAAACAAAACAGAAGATTCTGGTCCAGCTGAACGATCCGATGCTGTCGGATCTGCGTACGCGCATGCCAAGAAAAGTGCATCCTGAATCATGA